The following is a genomic window from Theobroma cacao cultivar B97-61/B2 chromosome 10, Criollo_cocoa_genome_V2, whole genome shotgun sequence.
CATTTGTGTTTCTTGGTAGCGCCCAAAGGGGCACAGTTCAGGACTATTCAGGCGAAGCTTTTTCAGTTACCTTATTGGAATCGGCTGCCTACCTCATGAGAGGTAGGAGATGAACCATTTGTCACTGGGGAGAGGTTTCTTCATTGAATATGTGATTAATGATTAATCTATACCCTGAATTGTTTATACCTGTAGGATATGGATGCCTTTGAACATCCATGCATAATAATGTACGAAGTACTGCACCTTATTACAAATTTCAAATCATGTCTTTTGTCTGTGCCAGATGTCAGCCCTGAAATCTGCTAACAAGGAGCTGAAAGGAATGATGAAGACTGTGAAGATTCAAGACATAGACGTGTGTACTCTCTTTATACTTTAAATTCTCCATCCTGCTTCCATTTTAAAGAATatcttattatatataattccTTTTATCTATAGAACCTGCAAGATGAGATGATGGACCTGATGGATGTGAGTAATGAAATTCAAGAGACCTTGGGTAGAAGCTATAATGTGCCTGATGACATTGATGAGGATGAACTCATGGGCGGTAAGCTTTGACCTTACCTATAGTCACAAGCATggattttaattctttttgcTTGGTTACATATGTAAAATTTGATAGAAGTATAGcagctttttttttcaactgtAAGCATGGAAGAAGTAAATGATGGAAATTGGTGTTAGTATCTTTTTTATTGCTActattattaaatttacaaaataataacttATACAACCCTATCAGCTGGAAAATCTTGACTTCTGCATGTGAAAGACACTTGGCTATGGGGACTTGCATTTATAGCTTCAGTGTTATGTGTGCTTGCTGAAAGACTTTAGGAACTGTCAAGAACTGCATGTGACTTAAATGTTTTTTCactctttatatttttttgctgATCAATTTTGGATTGTAGAACTTGATGCTCTTGAAGCTGACATGGGAAGTGAAGCTGATGGCGTGCCCTCATATCTTCAACCTGATAAGGAGGAACCCGATTTGGATGCGGAGCTCAATTTGCCTTCAGCACCCTCAGGAAGTACAACAGCACCTGCTGGCAGGTCCAATGCTCAGGTAATGCTGTTACCCTGTAGTTTTAAGTcaagttttaaattataatttaatacaAGAATTTTTATAGTTTTGCTTTACATAGGCAGCACGGTGTGCTTAAAAATTGGGATATTTGTACTGTTGATCCCATCCTTTCGTTGGGGTCCACTTTGCTCCCACTGTCCCTATTTTAACAATATGACAATAGTTGTTTTCGAATGACAGTAAGATTTATTGTATGTTTTATACTTCCATCAGTGCTCATTTTGTCTATTGTAAGTCCCTATGTTTTCTACACTTCTACCCATGGCCATCTTTGTAGTAACTGCTCTTGATAGCTGGCTTCTTGAGCTCATGTAATTTATAGTTATAATTGGTTTTTAAAGCTTGTAAAATAACTATATCTTGAGATTCGGTTTCATTTTTACATCaatcaaaacttgttttaacTTTGTCGCTCAGCAGGCTGAGGATGAACTTGGGTTGCCAACTGTTCCTCGAGCATCTGTCCGCAGTTAGATGGTGTGCTGCTATGCATATAGGCAGAAGCTGGATGGAGCATGCCCTTGTAAACATATTGTGCAAAATTAACTTCTATTGAACTGcgatttaattgattttagtGGGTTGGGATTTATAATAAGCATGACTGCATACATTTCATGAAAAGGGGTAGAATTGTCTTAATGGGAGTATTAATGTCTATGGTTGCGAGGATCACACTCCATGTTGGAACCTTACAGTGGGACAAGTATGGAATGGTAGTATGTGGTTAACATATGAAATGTTGATGGGttgtttaatcaattttttataattatttacttattttcgTTTTATCTGTGATGATCTTTAATGTGGGTGATTGAGAGCTAATAAAGCTTACAATTTCTCCTATTGAGACTGGCACTAAGGTCTACAAGCATAAACAGTCTACTCTCCATGCTAATTCTTCTTAATTGTCATTTGTGTGAATCATCAGTAGAGATTGACAACTTCAACAGCTTGTGATTTGCTACAACCTATTTTGTGAAGAGGATTGAATTGTGCCtatactattgtgattttGACGCCAAGGTATCAAGATACTATACGTTTATCCTTTAGTTAGGATTATCTATAATAAATATACCAAGTAAAATTCCGTATATATACTATGATTGAATGTTTATTGTTTTGCTTGTTCCTAACAAGAAATTAGATGATCGAAACTTGGATTTtgtattgaaattattttgatttatttaaagataaatcGGATAATTCAtaagtaaattttaatttaccaaatttaaatattatagtgACAGGTAGGTTTTAATTCATCCAATGATGTGTCTTTGAGAAAAGTAATTGAAAGATTAATTAtatgattaatttaaatagTGTCATCAAATGCACGCCAC
Proteins encoded in this region:
- the LOC18586845 gene encoding charged multivesicular body protein 5, with protein sequence MKRVFGVKKDKEPPPSIEDASDRINKRGDTVDEKLKKLDAELSRYKEQIKKTRPGPAQEAIKARAMRVLKQKRMYEGQRDMLYNQTFNLDQVSFAAEGLKDAQQTMSALKSANKELKGMMKTVKIQDIDNLQDEMMDLMDVSNEIQETLGRSYNVPDDIDEDELMGELDALEADMGSEADGVPSYLQPDKEEPDLDAELNLPSAPSGSTTAPAGRSNAQAEDELGLPTVPRASVRS